One genomic segment of Salarias fasciatus chromosome 8, fSalaFa1.1, whole genome shotgun sequence includes these proteins:
- the LOC115393022 gene encoding potassium voltage-gated channel subfamily C member 1-like isoform X6 — protein MLSSVCVSSFKGRKGGNKSSNKACYSADMTCPSESEKIVINCGGVRHETYRSTLKTLPGTRLSWLTEPDAFSNFDYDPKLDEFFFDRHPSVFSFILNYYRTGKLHCPNDVCGPLFEEELAFWGIDETDVEACCWMNYRQHRDAEEALDSFETPEPDAPDDDPALGGADGDLKRLCMQEDARKAGWWKTWQPKIWALFEDPYSSKYARYVAFGSLFFILISISTFCMETHEAFNTIINKTENVTVGNMTHEEIVYEVVTDSWLTYVEGVCVIWFTIEVLLRVTFCPDKLEFFKSTLNIIDFVAILPFYLEVGLSGLSSKAAKDVLGFLRVVRFVRILRIFKLTRHFVGLRVLGHTLRASTNEFLLLIIFLALGVLIFATMIYYAERIVANADDPTGSAHTTFKNIPIGFWWAVVTMTTLGYGDMYPETWPGMLVGALCALAGVLTIAMPVPVIVNNFGMYYSLAMAKQKLPKKKNKHIPRAPQPGSPNYCKPDALAMATASPQRLLGNVLGGVMGSGRIGGDCPLAQEEIIEINRDSKQNGDAASAALANEDCPTIDQVLSPDERSPIGRGPTRERYQQDRACFLLNTREFRATDGNVRKVLSF, from the exons ATGCTCAGTTCGGTGTGTGTATCCTCTTTCAAAGGGCGCAAGGGTGGGAACAAGTCGTCCAACAAAGCATGTTACAGCGCAGACATGACTTGTCCGTCGGAAAGCGAGAAAATCGTGATAAACTGCGGGGGGGTGCGGCATGAGACCTACCGGAGCACCCTAAAAACGCTGCCCGGTACCCGCTTGTCGTGGCTGACCGAGCCGGACGCGTTCAGCAACTTCGACTACGACCCCAAATTAGACGAGTTCTTCTTCGACCGCCACCCGTCGGTGTTCTCCTTCATCCTCAACTATTACCGCACCGGGAAGTTGCACTGTCCCAACGATGTGTGCGGTCCCCTGTTCGAAGAGGAGCTGGCCTTCTGGGGCATCGATGAGACGGACGTGGAGGCGTGTTGCTGGATGAATTACCGACAGCACCGGGATGCGGAGGAGGCGCTGGACAGCTTCGAGACTCCGGAGCCAGACGCGCCGGACGACGACCCGGCGCTGGGCGGCGCGGACGGGGACTTGAAAAGACTGTGCATGCAGGAGGACGCGAGGAAAGCGGGCTGGTGGAAAACCTGGCAGCCCAAAATATGGGCGCTGTTTGAAGACCCCTATTCCTCCAAATATGCCCGG TATGTGGCTTTTGGCTCCCTCTTCTTCATTCTCATCTCCATCTCCACTTTCTGCATGGAGACGCACGAGGCCTTCAACACCATCATCAACAAGACGGAGAACGTGACGGTGGGCAACATGACCCACGAGGAGATCGTGTACGAGGTGGTGACTGACAGCTGGCTGACGTACGTGGAGGGCGTGTGCGTCATCTGGTTCACCATCGAAGTCTTGCTGCGAGTCACCTTCTGCCCAGACAAGTTGGAGTTCTTCAAAAGTACCCTCAACATCATCGACTTTGTCGCCATCCTGCCCTTCTACCTGGAGGTCGGCCTGAGCGGCCTGTCCTCCAAAGCTGCCAAGGATGTCCTGGGGTTCCTCCGCGTTGTCCGGTTCGTCCGCATCCTCCGAATCTTCAAGCTGACGCGCCACTTCGTGGGTCTCCGTGTCCTCGGCCACACCCTGCGCGCCAGCACCAACGAATTCCTCCTGCTCATCATCTTCCTGGCCCTCGGAGTCCTCATCTTCGCCACCATGATCTACTATGCTGAACGAATCGTCGCCAACGCAGACGACCCGACAGGGAGCGCCCACACCACCTTCAAGAACATCCCCATCGGGTTCTGGTGGGCCGTGGTGACCATGACCACGCTGGGCTACGGAGACATGTACCCGGAGACGTGGCCAGGGATGCTGGTGGGAGCGCTGTGTGCCTTGGCTGGTGTGCTAACCATTGCTATGCCTGTACCTGTCATTGTCAACAACTTCGGCATGTACTACTCTCTGGCCATGGCCAAACAAAAGCTGcccaaaaagaagaacaaacatATCCCCAGAGCGCCGCAGCCAGGGTCGCCCAACTACTGCAAGCCGGACGCCCTGGCGATGGCCACCGCATCGCCTCAGAGACTCCTGGGAAATGTCTTAGGTGGAGTTATGGGGTCTGGACGCATAGGGGGCGACTGTCCGCTCGCTCAAGAAGAAATTATAGAGATCAACAGAG ACTCCAAGCAGAACGGGGACGCGGCCTCGGCCGCCCTGGCGAACGAGGACTGCCCCACCATCGACCAGGTGCTGAGTCCGGACGAGAGGAGCCCGATCGGCCGGGGGCCGACCCGGGAACGCTACCAGCAGGACCGGGCCTGCTTCCTACTCAACACCAGGGAATTCCGTGCCACAGATGGGAATGTGCGGAAAG TGTTAAGTTTCTAG